A single Macaca fascicularis isolate 582-1 chromosome 13, T2T-MFA8v1.1 DNA region contains:
- the SIX3 gene encoding homeobox protein SIX3 isoform X1 has product MNIYPPLLGAPGFPYLSAGQSMVFRSPLDLYSSHFLLPNFADSHHRSILLASSGGGNGAGGGGGAGGGSGGGNGAGGGGAGGAGGGGGGSRAPPEELSMFQLPTLNFSPEQVASVCETLEETGDIERLGRFLWSLPVAPGACEAINKHESILRARAVVAFHTGNFRDLYHILENHKFTKESHGKLQAMWLEAHYQEAEKLRGRPLGPVDKYRVRKKFPLPRTIWDGEQKTHCFKERTRSLLREWYLQDPYPNPSKKRELAQATGLTPTQVGNWFKNRRQRDRAAAAKNRLQHQAIGPSGMRSLAEPGCPTHGSAESPSTAASPTTSVSSLTERADTGTSILSTRPPTSQASWRSSFQSSEMGPSSSVGLGSQDRGQRDIL; this is encoded by the exons ATGAATATTTATCCGCCGCTGCTCGGTGCTCCCGGCTTCCCTTACCTTTCTGCAG gTCAGTCCATGGTATTCCGCTCCCCCCTAGACCTCTATTCCTCCCACTTCTTGTTGCCAAACTTCGCCGATTCTCACCACCGCTCCATACTTCTGGCGAGTAGCGGCGGCGGGAACGGTgcgggaggcggcggcggcgcgggagGCGGCAGCGGCGGAGGGAACGGTGCGGGAGGCGGCGGTGCTGGCGGagcaggcggcggcggcggcggctccaGGGCCCCCCCGGAAGAGTTGTCCATGTTCCAGCTGCCCACCCTCAACTTCTCGCCGGAGCAGGTGGCCAGCGTCTGTGAGACGCTGGAGGAGACGGGCGACATCGAGCGGCTGGGCCGCTTCCTCTGGTCGCTGCCCGTGGCCCCCGGGGCGTGCGAGGCCATCAACAAACACGAGTCGATCCTGCGCGCGCGCGCCGTGGTCGCCTTCCACACGGGCAACTTCCGAGACCTCTACCACATCCTCGAGAACCACAAGTTCACCAAGGAGTCTCACGGCAAGCTGCAGGCCATGTGGCTCGAGGCGCACTACCAGGAGGCCGAGAAGCTGCGCGGCCGCCCACTCGGCCCGGTGGACAAGTACCGCGTGCGCAAGAAGTTCCCGCTGCCACGCACCATCTGGGACGGCGAGCAGAAGACGCATTGCTTCAAGGAGCGGACTCGGAGCCTGCTGCGGGAGTGGTACCTGCAGGACCCCTACCCCAACCCCAGCAAGAAACGCGAACTGGCGCAGGCCACCGGCCTCACTCCCACACAAGTAGGCAACTGGTTTAAGAACCGGCGGCAGCGCGACCGCGCCGCGGCGGCCAAGAACAG GCTCCAGCACCAGGCCATTGGACCGAGCGGCATGCGCTCGCTGGCCGAGCCCGGCTGCCCCACGCACGGCTCGGCAGAGTCGCCGTCCACGGCGGCCAGCCCGACCACCAGCGTGTCCAGCCTGACGGAGCGCGCGGACACCGGCACCTCCATCCTCTCG acaaggCCACCTACATCCCAAGCCAGCTGGAGGAGCAGCTTCCAGTCTTCAGAGATGGGCCCATCGTCTTCAGTTGGCCTTGGTAGTCAGGACAGAGGACAGAGGGATATATTGTAA
- the SIX3 gene encoding homeobox protein SIX3 isoform X2: MNIYPPLLGAPGFPYLSAGQSMVFRSPLDLYSSHFLLPNFADSHHRSILLASSGGGNGAGGGGGAGGGSGGGNGAGGGGAGGAGGGGGGSRAPPEELSMFQLPTLNFSPEQVASVCETLEETGDIERLGRFLWSLPVAPGACEAINKHESILRARAVVAFHTGNFRDLYHILENHKFTKESHGKLQAMWLEAHYQEAEKLRGRPLGPVDKYRVRKKFPLPRTIWDGEQKTHCFKERTRSLLREWYLQDPYPNPSKKRELAQATGLTPTQVGNWFKNRRQRDRAAAAKNRLQHQAIGPSGMRSLAEPGCPTHGSAESPSTAASPTTSVSSLTERADTGTSILSDKHGFSFRFPWTRHPTCMTIYLYLGKYSL, translated from the exons ATGAATATTTATCCGCCGCTGCTCGGTGCTCCCGGCTTCCCTTACCTTTCTGCAG gTCAGTCCATGGTATTCCGCTCCCCCCTAGACCTCTATTCCTCCCACTTCTTGTTGCCAAACTTCGCCGATTCTCACCACCGCTCCATACTTCTGGCGAGTAGCGGCGGCGGGAACGGTgcgggaggcggcggcggcgcgggagGCGGCAGCGGCGGAGGGAACGGTGCGGGAGGCGGCGGTGCTGGCGGagcaggcggcggcggcggcggctccaGGGCCCCCCCGGAAGAGTTGTCCATGTTCCAGCTGCCCACCCTCAACTTCTCGCCGGAGCAGGTGGCCAGCGTCTGTGAGACGCTGGAGGAGACGGGCGACATCGAGCGGCTGGGCCGCTTCCTCTGGTCGCTGCCCGTGGCCCCCGGGGCGTGCGAGGCCATCAACAAACACGAGTCGATCCTGCGCGCGCGCGCCGTGGTCGCCTTCCACACGGGCAACTTCCGAGACCTCTACCACATCCTCGAGAACCACAAGTTCACCAAGGAGTCTCACGGCAAGCTGCAGGCCATGTGGCTCGAGGCGCACTACCAGGAGGCCGAGAAGCTGCGCGGCCGCCCACTCGGCCCGGTGGACAAGTACCGCGTGCGCAAGAAGTTCCCGCTGCCACGCACCATCTGGGACGGCGAGCAGAAGACGCATTGCTTCAAGGAGCGGACTCGGAGCCTGCTGCGGGAGTGGTACCTGCAGGACCCCTACCCCAACCCCAGCAAGAAACGCGAACTGGCGCAGGCCACCGGCCTCACTCCCACACAAGTAGGCAACTGGTTTAAGAACCGGCGGCAGCGCGACCGCGCCGCGGCGGCCAAGAACAG GCTCCAGCACCAGGCCATTGGACCGAGCGGCATGCGCTCGCTGGCCGAGCCCGGCTGCCCCACGCACGGCTCGGCAGAGTCGCCGTCCACGGCGGCCAGCCCGACCACCAGCGTGTCCAGCCTGACGGAGCGCGCGGACACCGGCACCTCCATCCTCTCG GACAAGCACGGCTTCTCCTTTCGGTTCCCATGGACCCGGCACCCCACCTGCATGACGATTTATTTGTATCTGGGAAAATATTCTCTCtag
- the SIX3 gene encoding homeobox protein SIX3 isoform X3, translating into MNIYPPLLGAPGFPYLSAGQSMVFRSPLDLYSSHFLLPNFADSHHRSILLASSGGGNGAGGGGGAGGGSGGGNGAGGGGAGGAGGGGGGSRAPPEELSMFQLPTLNFSPEQVASVCETLEETGDIERLGRFLWSLPVAPGACEAINKHESILRARAVVAFHTGNFRDLYHILENHKFTKESHGKLQAMWLEAHYQEAEKLRGRPLGPVDKYRVRKKFPLPRTIWDGEQKTHCFKERTRSLLREWYLQDPYPNPSKKRELAQATGLTPTQVGNWFKNRRQRDRAAAAKNRLQHQAIGPSGMRSLAEPGCPTHGSAESPSTAASPTTSVSSLTERADTGTSILSVTSSDSECDV; encoded by the exons ATGAATATTTATCCGCCGCTGCTCGGTGCTCCCGGCTTCCCTTACCTTTCTGCAG gTCAGTCCATGGTATTCCGCTCCCCCCTAGACCTCTATTCCTCCCACTTCTTGTTGCCAAACTTCGCCGATTCTCACCACCGCTCCATACTTCTGGCGAGTAGCGGCGGCGGGAACGGTgcgggaggcggcggcggcgcgggagGCGGCAGCGGCGGAGGGAACGGTGCGGGAGGCGGCGGTGCTGGCGGagcaggcggcggcggcggcggctccaGGGCCCCCCCGGAAGAGTTGTCCATGTTCCAGCTGCCCACCCTCAACTTCTCGCCGGAGCAGGTGGCCAGCGTCTGTGAGACGCTGGAGGAGACGGGCGACATCGAGCGGCTGGGCCGCTTCCTCTGGTCGCTGCCCGTGGCCCCCGGGGCGTGCGAGGCCATCAACAAACACGAGTCGATCCTGCGCGCGCGCGCCGTGGTCGCCTTCCACACGGGCAACTTCCGAGACCTCTACCACATCCTCGAGAACCACAAGTTCACCAAGGAGTCTCACGGCAAGCTGCAGGCCATGTGGCTCGAGGCGCACTACCAGGAGGCCGAGAAGCTGCGCGGCCGCCCACTCGGCCCGGTGGACAAGTACCGCGTGCGCAAGAAGTTCCCGCTGCCACGCACCATCTGGGACGGCGAGCAGAAGACGCATTGCTTCAAGGAGCGGACTCGGAGCCTGCTGCGGGAGTGGTACCTGCAGGACCCCTACCCCAACCCCAGCAAGAAACGCGAACTGGCGCAGGCCACCGGCCTCACTCCCACACAAGTAGGCAACTGGTTTAAGAACCGGCGGCAGCGCGACCGCGCCGCGGCGGCCAAGAACAG GCTCCAGCACCAGGCCATTGGACCGAGCGGCATGCGCTCGCTGGCCGAGCCCGGCTGCCCCACGCACGGCTCGGCAGAGTCGCCGTCCACGGCGGCCAGCCCGACCACCAGCGTGTCCAGCCTGACGGAGCGCGCGGACACCGGCACCTCCATCCTCTCGGTAACCTCCAGCGACTCGGAATGTGATGTATGA